TCAGGAAAATCTCGTTGAACTCGGCCTCGCCGGTGATCTGGTGGAGCGGTCGGACGTCTACGCCCTCGGACTCCATGTCCAGCAGGAAGTAGGTGAGGCCCTTGTGCTTGGGCTGATCGGGGTCGGTCCGGGCGACCAGCATCCCCCAGCGCGACACGTGGGCCAGCGTCGTCCACACCTTCTGCCCGTTGACGGTCCACTCGTCGCCGTCCCGGACGGCCCGGCAGGAGAGACCGGCCACGTCGGAGCCCGAGCCCGGCTCTGAGAACATCTGGCACCAGATCTCCTCACCGGTGTACATGGGTCGGAGGAGGCGCTGCTTCTGCTCGTCGGAGGCGTAGGTGAGCACCACCGGTGCCCCCATTCCGATTCCGATCGGGTTGATGTTGAGGTCGTGGTACGTCACACCTGCAGCCCGCAGCTCCGAGTCGACGACCGTCTGCATCCTGCGGCTGGACAGGCCCAGCCCACCCAGGCCCACGGGGAACTGCACCAGGGCCAGGCCCCGATCGAACTGGGCGCCCCGGAACTCGAACTGGTCCACCTCCTGCGGTGGGACCTCGGCGATGAGTTGCCTGGTCAGGTCCCGGATCTCGACTTCGGTGACCTCGACTTCGGTGACATCGGCCATGGGGGGCTTCCTGGATCAGCAGCGGCACGGGCGGAGGCCCGGCGTGGTGGAACGGGTGGATGGTCAGCGGCGAACCTAACTGCGGGTAACCCGACGGATCCCATCCGGCAGGCCACGACCGGTCAGCGGCGGTCGCGCAGTGCGTACATGTAGCCGTCCCGGGAGCCCATGTAGACGGTGCCGTTCCATATGGTCGGGGACGCCTCTATGCATGCCCCGGTCGGCACCTCCCAAAGCAACGGAGGAACGACGCTCGTGTCGGCCACGTCGAAGGCGAGTACCCGGCCGGCCGGGGCGCAGTCCCCGATCACCATCACGTCGTCCACCACCGTAGGCGACGACCAGACGGGCCGGGGAAGCTGCAGTGTCCAACGAACGCTGCCCACCTCCCGGTCGATGCCTAGGACCTCGCCGTCGTCGGTGGCGACGATGAGCAGGTCACGGTGCACGGCCGGCGTGGACCACACCCCCGACGGCGCCTCCGACCGGGCCTCGAGCGCCCACACCAGCGGATCCGACGGGTTCGACGGATCCAGCTTGATGACCTGTCCCAACTCGTGAGACCGGTCGGTCTCCCGCTCGTACTCGACGGCCACGTAGAGCATCCCCTCGGCATCGGGAACCAGAGTGGCGTCCACGTCGTCACCCGCCCAGAAGCGAAAAATCCGGCGCGGCGTAACCCCGATGGCCAGGCCGGCGATGTCCCAGCCCTGGACCAGGCCGCCGGAGTTGGCGAACCAGAGCGTGTCGCCGATCACCAGGGGCGAGTTCTCTATCGACAGGTTGTAGCCGACGTCGGCGATGAGCTGGTTGTCCCATCCGTGGGTGAACCAGACCATGTCCGGATCGACGGTGACCAGGCCGTCGGCGTCGTAGCCCCGTCGAAGCCTGACCACGTGGAAGCGGCTGTTCTCACCGGCGGCGAACAGGTGGTCGGCCAGCACCAGTGGAGCGGCGTCCCAGTCGGTGTTCCAGAGAGGTTGGCCGGAGTCCTCGGCGTGGAGGCTCCACAGCTCGACCGGTTCGTCCCGATCGAAGGCGATAACCCGCATCAGGTCGTCCCGGGAGCCGACGTAGACGAGGGGATAGCCGTCGGGGTCCACGGTGACCGAACCCTTGACCAGGTCGCCGGTGGTGAAGTCCGGGAGCCGACGTGCACCCGTTATCCCGTCGAGGAAGTGGACCTTGCCGTCGAGGCCGCCAAACACCACCCAGGTGTGGCCGTCGCGCTGGAACACCGCAGGTTGGCCGGTCCAACCGACGCCGCACCACTCCTTCTCCACGTCGCCGACCACCGAGAGCGAGCACATCTTCCCGTCACGGGGGAACCGCCAGGCCACCACCGGATCCACCGGAACGGGTCCCGTCCCGTGCCAACTCCGGGTCGGTGACCCGCGGAACGTAAGCACGCCGGGAACGCTCCCCCACGGCTGGCCTATCGTGCCCGGGTCGACCCAGCTACCGGCAGACCAACCCGTCGTCGGCAGGAGGCTGGTGGTCGGCGGGACGACGGTGGTCGGTGTAGCCGTCGTGGTGATCCGAATCGTCGTGGTGGTCGGGCTCGTGCTCGGCGGGTCGGCACCAGGCGTGCCGACACTGGTCGGCGGACCCGTACTGGTCGATGCAACCGTCGTGGCCACCTCAGCGCCCGGTTGGGCTGAGGTCGTCGCACCCGGCGGGTCGGCGAACAACTCGCCGGCGACCTCTCCCGGCTGACCACTACAGCCGGCAACGAGGATCGTGAGCACCAGCGCCCGGGCGGCAAGCGCCGTCATGGGCAGACCGGAGGCGTTCAGGCGCCCGGCTCGCCCCCGAAGATGAACTGACCGTCGTCGTCCTGCTCGTCCAGCACCTCGCGCTGGTCCCGTTGGTCCCATGACTGGTCACCGAAGGGATCCACGGCAGGGTCCGATTCGTCGGACGGCGCGGCCGGGTGCCGGTCGACGCCGAGGAAGGCACGGGCCAGCATCGGCGTCTCGGCGGCAGACGGCATCTGGGCGGGCTCGGGACGCGACCGGGCGGTGCGGGCGGACGCCAGCGGATGGACGGCGGCCTCCACCGGACGGATGGGAGCGACATCGGCCACGGGACCCACGATCCCGTCGCCGGCCTCCTCCCGGGTAATCGGACGCTCGGGCAACTGGATCAGGTTGCCGCCGGTCCGGGCGTCGACGAGGGCCCAGCCCTTGGGAGCCTTCAACCGGTCCATGTGTACGTCGCAGAGCACGACGGCTCCCGGTCCGTCTACCTCGTCGAGGTCGAAGACGGTGAAGGTCAACTCCTTCACGTCCATCATCACCAGCACATCGGCCGTTCCGAGGCAAGCCGATCGCATGCACAGGTCCCGCATGGGCCCAAGGTACCCCCGGGTACCGGACCGTTCGCGGACACCAGACACGACCGACCCGACCGACCCGACCGACCCGACCGACCATCACACCTAGGCTCTCCCACTGTGGCCTCCCCCAACCAGACGCCTGAGACCCTCCCGGTGCTGGGCCTCGACGCCGACGACACGCTCTGGGAGAACGAAGCCCGGTTCCACGAGGTGGAGGGTCGGTTCCGGGTCCTGATGGCGCCATGGGCCGACAGCGACACTACGGACAGCGCACTCCTTGCCACCGAACGGGCCAACATCGACCGCCACGGCTACGGCGTGAAGGGCTTCGTGCTCTCCATGATCACCACCGCCGTCGACCTCTCCAAAGGCCTGGTGGAGGGCAGGAGGATCGGCGAGATCGTCTCCTGGGGCCACGAGTTGCTCGACCACCCGATCGAGCTCCTGGACGGGGTGTCGACTGCCATCGACCGCCTCGCCACCACGCACCGCCTCCTCGTCATCACCAAGGGCGACCTGAACGACCAGATGGGCAAGGTGGCCCGTAGCGGCCTGGCGGACCGGTTCTGGCAGGTTGAGGTGGTGGCCGAGAAGGACGAGACCACCTACACCGCTGTGCTGGACCGGCACTCCATCGAACCATCGACCTTCGTAATGGTGGGCAACTCGGTCAGATCCGACGTGCTGCCCGTGCTCGGCATCGGTGGGTGGGCCATCCACGTCCCGCACACCACGACGTGGGTGATGGAGGAGCCGGACCCCGTGGCGGCCGCCGCCGCCGAGTTCCCGGTCGTCGAGCGGCTGGCCGACGTACCGGACCTCCTCGTCGGCTGGCCGGCTGCCTGAGGCGGCCCGCACGTGGATCGAACGGCCTCCGAGTACCTGTACTTCACCGCCCCAGCGGTGAACGGCTCTCCCGCAGGCTTCGCCGGCCTCACGCCGCAGTGGCGCTACCTGGCACCTCTGCTGGGACCCCTGCTGGTGGCCGCACCCCGGCTACCGCGGATCCCTTCGGGGACCGGGTTCCCACTGGTCGCCGCAGGCGCGGCATCCAGCGCCGTCGGCTACCTGATGGTGCTGTCGTGACCTGGCTCCCTGCCGGCTGACCCCGTCATGGCCGAAACGGGCCGGTCCAGGCGGGGCCGGACCCATGCACCTC
Above is a genomic segment from Acidimicrobiales bacterium containing:
- a CDS encoding acyl-CoA dehydrogenase family protein; translation: MADVTEVEVTEVEIRDLTRQLIAEVPPQEVDQFEFRGAQFDRGLALVQFPVGLGGLGLSSRRMQTVVDSELRAAGVTYHDLNINPIGIGMGAPVVLTYASDEQKQRLLRPMYTGEEIWCQMFSEPGSGSDVAGLSCRAVRDGDEWTVNGQKVWTTLAHVSRWGMLVARTDPDQPKHKGLTYFLLDMESEGVDVRPLHQITGEAEFNEIFLTDVRIPHDRVFGEVGGGWGAAVTTLMNERVALGGGVPKKGSGPIGDLVKLWGERKGALDPVAHDVMRDRVANLWTQAEALRLTNWRAREASKGGNPGPEGSVTKLMSAEMNQHIYETCMDLLGADGMVYEAGYERKRPTGLRGPGIHPRYSFLRARANTIEGGTSEVMRNILGERVLGLPGDVRVDKDIAWADVPRN
- a CDS encoding PQQ-binding-like beta-propeller repeat protein, with the protein product MLTFRGSPTRSWHGTGPVPVDPVVAWRFPRDGKMCSLSVVGDVEKEWCGVGWTGQPAVFQRDGHTWVVFGGLDGKVHFLDGITGARRLPDFTTGDLVKGSVTVDPDGYPLVYVGSRDDLMRVIAFDRDEPVELWSLHAEDSGQPLWNTDWDAAPLVLADHLFAAGENSRFHVVRLRRGYDADGLVTVDPDMVWFTHGWDNQLIADVGYNLSIENSPLVIGDTLWFANSGGLVQGWDIAGLAIGVTPRRIFRFWAGDDVDATLVPDAEGMLYVAVEYERETDRSHELGQVIKLDPSNPSDPLVWALEARSEAPSGVWSTPAVHRDLLIVATDDGEVLGIDREVGSVRWTLQLPRPVWSSPTVVDDVMVIGDCAPAGRVLAFDVADTSVVPPLLWEVPTGACIEASPTIWNGTVYMGSRDGYMYALRDRR
- a CDS encoding HAD family hydrolase, with product MASPNQTPETLPVLGLDADDTLWENEARFHEVEGRFRVLMAPWADSDTTDSALLATERANIDRHGYGVKGFVLSMITTAVDLSKGLVEGRRIGEIVSWGHELLDHPIELLDGVSTAIDRLATTHRLLVITKGDLNDQMGKVARSGLADRFWQVEVVAEKDETTYTAVLDRHSIEPSTFVMVGNSVRSDVLPVLGIGGWAIHVPHTTTWVMEEPDPVAAAAAEFPVVERLADVPDLLVGWPAA
- a CDS encoding DUF3499 family protein, coding for MRDLCMRSACLGTADVLVMMDVKELTFTVFDLDEVDGPGAVVLCDVHMDRLKAPKGWALVDARTGGNLIQLPERPITREEAGDGIVGPVADVAPIRPVEAAVHPLASARTARSRPEPAQMPSAAETPMLARAFLGVDRHPAAPSDESDPAVDPFGDQSWDQRDQREVLDEQDDDGQFIFGGEPGA